The Bacteroidales bacterium DNA segment TTTTGACCGCATTCGTTTACAGGTGTTTTCGGTCAACGAAAACGATACAGGCGGTATCAGCAGCTTCGCCCTTGACACAGTTTCCATGACCCTCCGTTTCCTTAATAAGGTTTCGTCGGAAGGAAAATATCCGTGCTATATCAGCCTCGATCCGACAGGTAAATTTGTTCTTGCGGCCAATTATGGCAGCGGAAATGTGGCCGCCTTTCCGGTACATCCTGACGGGAAAATCGGGAAAGCTGTTTCCGTTCACCAGCATACCGGCAAAGGTCCTGTGACAGACCGGCAGGAAGGCCCGCACGCCCATATGATTCTTCCTTCCCCCGATGGGAAATATATCTATAGCACCGACCTGGGAACAGATGAAATCTATGTTTACACTCTGAATGCAGAAAACGGATCTCTTGCCCCAGCCGGCTTTACCGTAAAAACCAGTTCAGGTGCCGGCCCGCGCCATATTGCATTCCATAATGCAAAACCCTGGGTTTATGTTGTCAATGAACTGAACGGTACCATCGAGTCGTTCCTGTATGAGGAGGCGACAGGAAACCTAAACCGGTTCCAGATTGTTTCCACGCGCAAAGAGGGCGATGACCGGTTTGCCGGTTGTGCCGACATTCATATCCATCCCTCCGGAAAATTTCTTTATGCAACCAACAGAGGGGAAATCAATGAAATTGTTCTTTTCGGAATTGAACCGAATACCGGAAAACTTAGCCGCAGGGAAAGTTATCCGACAGGGGGCAAAACACCACGGAATTTTGCAGTTTCTCCTGATGGTCAGTTCCTGCTTTGTGCCAATCAGAATACGAACAACATAGTTGTGTTCCGCATCGACCCGGCAACAGGGAAACTCACTTCCACCGGATC contains these protein-coding regions:
- a CDS encoding lactonase family protein produces the protein MPYKIKTLIHSLALLGVLCFMPGCRKPVPKTAASSSPSFWYLLAGTYTGTGFTLQGADSGIYILRMNASTGELALVNASPATENPSFLVFDRIRLQVFSVNENDTGGISSFALDTVSMTLRFLNKVSSEGKYPCYISLDPTGKFVLAANYGSGNVAAFPVHPDGKIGKAVSVHQHTGKGPVTDRQEGPHAHMILPSPDGKYIYSTDLGTDEIYVYTLNAENGSLAPAGFTVKTSSGAGPRHIAFHNAKPWVYVVNELNGTIESFLYEEATGNLNRFQIVSTRKEGDDRFAGCADIHIHPSGKFLYATNRGEINEIVLFGIEPNTGKLSRRESYPTGGKTPRNFAVSPDGQFLLCANQNTNNIVVFRIDPATGKLTSTGSTFSLPAPVCLRFIP